In one window of Macrobrachium rosenbergii isolate ZJJX-2024 chromosome 27, ASM4041242v1, whole genome shotgun sequence DNA:
- the Mcm5 gene encoding DNA replication licensing factor Mcm5 gives MEGFDDPGIFFSDNFSQEDQQDQHQINLQAVKKKFREFLRQFHEGNFNYKYRDSLKHQYNLRQYYLEVAIEDIASFDEALADKLKKSPTEHIPLFEEAAKEVADEVTAPRPLGEENVEDIQVLLTSSSHPVDVRNLQSEEVSRLVKVAGIVVAASGVKAKAQTLMVQCRSCQATISNIQVKPGLEGYQLPRKCNTEQAGRPKCPLDPFFIVPDKCACVDYQVLKLQEVPENLPQGEMPRHLQLYIDRALCDRVVPGNRVTVLGIYSIKKVGKPKQRNIRDKVTVGIRAPYLRVVGIQIDQEGHGYSSGVSITSSEEEEFRRLAQSENVYERIARSIAPSIYGSEDIKKSVASLLFGGSRKRLPDGLTRRGDINVLLLGDPGTAKSQLLKFVERVAPIAVYTSGKGSSAAGLTASVMRDPATRNFVMEGGAMVLADGGVVCIDEFDKMREDDRVAIHEAMEQQTISIAKAGITTTLNSRCSVMAAANSVFGRWDDTKGEENIDFMPTILSRFDMIFIVKDEHDETRDTTLAKHVMNVHLNALKTAEETPEGELSLKFLKKYISYCRSRCGPRLSESAGEKLKNRYVLMRGGTREAENQSDKRMAIPITVRQLEAIVRISESLAKMRLEPFATERDVDEALRLFQVSTLDAAMSGSLTGVEGFTTEEDQEVLSRIEKQLKRRFAIGSQVSEHAIVQDFLRQKYPEKAIYKVLHFMIRRGEVQHRLQRKMLYRIK, from the exons ATGGAAGGCTTCGACGACCCAGGCATCTTCTTCTCGGACAACTTCTCCCAGGAGGACCAGCAAGACCAACACCAGATCAATTTGCAAGCTGTCAAGAAGAAGTTCCGGGAGTTTCTGCGGCAGTTCCACGAAGGGAACTTCAACTACAAGTACAG ggaTTCTTTAAAACACCAGTATAACCTTCGCCAATATTATCTGGAAGTTGCCATTGAAGATATTGCCAGTTTTGATGAGGCCCTTGCAGATAAACTCAAGAAATCACCTACAGAACATATTCCTCTT TTTGAAGAGGCAGCAAAGGAAGTGGCCGATGAAGTAACAGCACCGCGACCTCTTGGTGAAGAAAATGTGGAGGACATACAGGTTCTGTTAACATCCTCATCCCACCCAGTCGATGTCCGCAACCTTCag TCGGAAGAAGTTAGCCGATTGGTGAAAGTTGCGGGCATAGTTGTTGCTGCATCAGGAGTGAAGGCCAAGGCGCAGACATTGATGGTCCAGTGTCGTTCTTGCCAAGCCACCATATCTAATATCCAGGTGAAGCCTGGCCTTGAAGGCTATCAACTACCAAGGAAATGTAACAC TGAACAAGCTGGAAGACCAAAATGCCCTCTGGATCCATTTTTCATAGTGCCAGACAAGTGTGCTTGTGTTGATTATCAGGTTCTGAAACTGCAAGAAGTGCCAGAAAATTTGCCACAAGGTGAAATGCCTCGTCATCTTCAGTTATATATTGATAG GGCATTATGTGACCGTGTTGTTCCTGGTAATCGTGTAACAGTACTTGGCATTTACTCTATCAAGAAAGTTGGTAAACCAAAG CAAAGGAACATACGTGACAAAGTGACTGTGGGTATCAGAGCTCCATATTTGAGAGTGGTTGGTATTCAGATTGATCAGGAAGGTCATGGTTACTCCTCTGGTGTTAGCATCACATCATCTGAGGAAGAAGAGTTCCGTCGTCTGGCTCAGTCAGAAAATGTATATGAGAGGATTGCGCGCAGCATAGCTCCAAGTATTTATGGTTCAgaggatataaaaaaatctgtggcCTCCCTTTTGTTTGGTGGTTCACGCAAACGCCTGCCTGATGGATTGACTCGTAGAGGTGACATTAATGTCCTTTTGTTGGGTGATCCTGGTACTGCGAAATCACAGCTGTTGAAGTTCGTTGAACGTGTTGCACCCATTGCTGTGTATACCTCAGGAAAAGGTTCATCTGCTGCTGGTCTCACTGCTTCAGTAATGAGAGATCCTGCTACT cgCAATTTTGTAATGGAAGGTGGAGCAATGGTGTTGGCTGATGGTGGTGTTGTGTGCATTGATGAGTTTGACAAAATGCGAGAAGATGACAGAGTAGCCATCCATGAAGCCATGGAACAGCAAACCATCAGTATAGCCAAAGCTGGTATTACAACAACATTGAACTCGAGGTGCTCTGTGATGGCTGCAGCCAACTCTGTCTTTGGCCGATGGGATGATACAAAGGGcgaagaaaatattgattttatgcCTACCATCCTGTCCCGATTTGACATGATCTTCATTGTTAAGGATGAGCATGATGAAACAAGAGACACG ACATTGGCAAAACACGTCATGAATGTTCATCTCAATGCACTCAAAACTGCAGAGGAAACTCCGGAAGGTGAACTGTCGCTCAAGTTTTTGAAGAAATACATTAGCTATTGTagaag CCGTTGTGGACCAAGATTGTCGGAGAGTGCTGGGGAAAAGTTGAAGAACAGATATGTTCTGATGAGAGGAGGAACTCGAGAAGCTGAAAATCAGAGTGATAAACGAATGGCAATTCCCATAACAGTCAG ACAGTTGGAGGCCATTGTTCGTATCTCGGAGTCGTTAGCAAAAATGCGATTGGAGCCATTCGCCACAGAACGAGATGTTGACGAAGCTTTAAGACTCTTCCAGGTTTCCACCCTTGATGCAGCAATGTCTGGATCTCTAACAG GAGTTGAGGGATTCACAACAGAGGAGGATCAAGAAGTTTTGTCCCGTATAGAAAAGCAGTTGAAGAGAAGATTTGCCATTGGGTCCCAGGTCTCGGAACATGCTATTGTCCAAGATTTTCTTAGACAG AAATATCCTGAAAAGGCCATCTACAAAGTCTTACACTTCATGATTCGGCGAGGAGAAGTTCAGCACAGATTGCAAAGGAAAATGTTGTATCGTATCAAGTAG